In the Pseudoliparis swirei isolate HS2019 ecotype Mariana Trench chromosome 21, NWPU_hadal_v1, whole genome shotgun sequence genome, one interval contains:
- the focad gene encoding focadhesin isoform X2, with translation MTESLKLRFDFPSPIIQAQAVRHLVAAVLKEIAVNGQITQSSTQGPALEALWQQCCIDGALVRSACCDALVLLVDQGHADLHHVLNSVLNLLPSARNVQGLMKVIGRLLQMQADRRDGDAPFTCPYSIRSSPHPFITALENRADCWAALLLEIDDFIGQAADRSGPAYVAMLAPFLRYLYCEPHRQPQHALLRLRLLRVLVPVRPGEAGSALQDQEHTCCPVSDGLLRCLCELVPHMQVDSVEAVMELCGFADALLPGLVPPPERRWRAESGVLLLQLLVACQRCLQLDGDCRPLLGVLRRLLPAGRQALPLDELLMGVAMLMLEGPAAQQSSLLSLALSLIPEGAEPAPWLSPVLVLPVLQLLSCSELTEPLADRRTHRLNQDLARRLLLRVSREAEQPTQAGPSLALPLSSWYSELSVALSTLRKAASDPAAAADWLLSVSAALSSSHSRLGPLALVVAHLVITGREDVCQLALKAGQALAAADPGQVPSLIPVLLFKLGKEKNPVLAHAVLNCLPNLGTHKLCVPMVLQTLHMLASDPKLRAVAMRLMTDLWRKQDRIYPELQRLLGQQDSRVVVGRDAQWEHILARAACLRDICRERPYQHGSDMLALITLTLNQCTKPDMATPAALALQGLRELCQAEVVDIVSTWRSLGPELSCDSRPLVVKVIAELLALVPQLTVKSDEYEKLKEEVVSLLWNYAVSKDPEVASCGYRALANFPEAVHTINLLPEAARPAPKTPDHEEDEPLEEEEEKDLSIPGPSYVKLMALTPVSALPAFELFLTSLVKQEMSQMPRGVYFSALRAGNLRTDQGKTMAGIPSFMLKTYEKNKQPGLKPGLAAGLLLCYELPMQTDREGRRIERFLVSRSRSFQQTLVALVHEVNIQPSEWHRALLLPQAWRGFMSRAFHAVLQGRRADLEMQQKQGKEEPQELQYKQHCAWLWARDQLADVIKTATKDSPVVQGNSILALSGLAAALAKYESNLPADADGGLGAGPEFVPTASWLAMVVNTLLSISSSSYKPRGQVFPWFLHRSYSGENTASAIARSCASLALSLLVPVLVVWQRDGLGQVLAALQAGLPGFPTADDSQAVQFHSGLALGMVLSSLHHQRLGEASGQKEDLLRSSLEALESCSFNPNLEYNTGCVLGLGLVLAALCSSGMTDQHVHVTLTLDRLLSNLQDSGGQGRMLQEVLAYSVACVAVSAFNGGLIDADKAEEVMTTLRTLTEESQQTPGFSLALGLVIHGLSMSGHGKAEDIHPRLLAAWVKILLAEGCPTMQRLAAVNGLVALVGSETSLVQQTSESELSAQQQSRLNEVIRAITQIVTFSAAIGLQSNSACLVGHLHLAHMSTSHSHTAVPQDFSYLSEKSLIRSIVDVLSEAGKKEFAHPALVKSALTPLASVGASFQYPPVNWSAILSPLMRLSFGEDVQHQCVLLAVSQAQSSQSSSLFLGSWLSPPLVHSLSYQTRAHLLDSLGSWMKHVAEDKLQVHMETLGLQQFQEDLRPQRLALCRSLLQGLARAMGLPNPPNSCWTILSSTTEKIFSLLPNQIQDDEVDLYVGISKCLSEMSDAEIERITRVTEAQMEKTCFVLAHLTSQGRVPLLGLNDVIAGVLRGWPSRRVGWLLLQTFYQCRLAASPSTGVSKRMEWLLELMGHIRNVAYGATAVTCGDTKLATDFLFQVFAAAVVSWGDHAMPLLLGIRATWFPWQPASKPHALQHALYGEESLADLALPQCLLGMPRSLALLLDKEPWSSQTTKFIDWLFSITEAPEQSLSATTVGTAKAGLLALKSSAEFKKKAVWTRAYGW, from the exons GCTGGAGGCCCTGTGGCAGCAGTGCTGCATCGACGGAGCTCTGGTGCGCTCGGCCTGCTGCGACGCCCTCGTGCTGCTGGTGGACCAGGGCCACGCTGACCTGCACCACGTGCTCAACAGCGTCCTCAACCTCCTGCCCTCGGCCAG AAATGTCCAGGGGTTGATGAAGGTCATCGGGCGGCTGCTCCAGATGCAGGCCGACCGCAGAGACGGAGACGcgcccttcacctgcccttacTCCATCAG GAGCAGCCCTCACCCATTCATCACCGCGCTGGAGAACCGCGCGGACTGCTGGGCCGCGCTGCTGCTGGAGATTGATGACTTCATCGGCCAGGCGGCTGACAG GAGTGGACCGGCCTATGTCGCCATGCTGGCCCCCTTCCTGCGGTACCTGTACTGTGAGCCTCACAGACAGCCGCAGCACGCCCtgctccgcctccgcctcctcaGGGTGCTGGTGCCCGTACGCCCGGGGGAAGCTGGGTCCGCCCTCCAGGACCAGGAACACACCTGCTGCCCGGTCTCTGACGGCCTGCTGCGCTGCCTCTGTGAGCTGGTGCCACACATGCAG gTGGACAGCGTGGAGGCCGTGATGGAGCTGTGTGGCTTCGCCGACGCTCTGCTCCCGGGTCTCGTCCCGCCCCCGGAGCGGCGCTGGCGGGCCGAGAGcggcgtgctgctgctgcagctgctggtcgCCTGCCAGCGCTGCCTGCAGCTGGACGGAGACTGCCGCCCTCTTCTCGGCGTGCTGCGCCGGCTGCTGCCCGCCGGCCGACAG GCCCTGCCATTGGACGAGCTGCTGATGGGCGTGGCCATGCTCATGCTAGAGGGGCCTGCAGCTCAGCAGAGCAGCCTGCTCAGTCTGG CCCTGAGTCTGATccctgagggggcggagccagcgcCGTGGCTGAGTCCAGTCCTGGTTCTTCcggtgctgcagctgctgtccTGCTCCGAGCTGACGGAGCCGCTGGCCGACCGGCGGACGCACCGCCTCAACCAGGACCTGGCCCGCCGGCTGCTGCTGCGCGTCAGCAGGGAGGCGGAGCaacccacacag gcCGGTCCCTCGTTGGCTCTCCCTCTCAGCTCCTGGTACAGCGAGCTCAGCGTGGCTCTGTCCACGCTGCGTAAGGCGGCGAGCGACCCGGCGGCCGCGGCCGACTGGCTGCTGTCGGTCAGCGCGGCGCTGTCGTCCAGCCACAGCCGGCTCGGCCCCCTGGCCCTGGTCGTGGCCCACCTCGTCATCACGGGGCGGGAGGACGTCTGCCAGCTGGCCCTGAAGGCCGGCCAGGCCCTGGCCGCCGCCGACCCCGGCCAG GTGCCCTCCCTCATCCCTGTTCTGTTGTTCAAACTGGGGAAGGAGAAGAATCCGGTCCTGGCTCACGCGGTGCTGAACTGCCTGCCCAACCTCGGGACTCACAAG CTCTGTGTCCCCATGGTGCTGCAGACCCTCCACATGCTCGCCAGCGACCCCAAGCTGCGAGCGGTGGCAATGCGCCTCATGACAGATCTTTGGAGGAAACAG GATCGGATCTACCCGGAGCTGCAGCGCCTGCTGGGCCAGCAGGACAgcagggtggtggtggggagggACGCCCAGTGGGAGCACATCCTGGCCAGagccgcctgcctcagggacatCTGCAGAGAGAG GCCCTACCAGCATGGCAGTGACATGTTGGCCCTCATCACACTCACTCTGAACCAGTGCACCAAACCAGACATGGCAACCCCTGCTGCTCTTGCCCTGCAAGGACTACGGGAGCTGTGCCaggcagag GTAGTGGACATCGTCTCAACATGGAGGAGTCTGGGACCCGAGCTGAGCTGTGACtcgcgccccctagtggtcaaagTCATAGCGGAGCTTCTGGCGCTGGTTCCCCAGCTCACGGTCAAGTCAGATGAATACGAG AaactgaaggaggaggtggtcaGCCTCCTCTGGAATTATGCTGtcagcaag GATCCAGAGGTGGCCAGCTGTGGCTACAGGGCTTTAGCAAATTTCCCTGAAGCCGTCCACACCATAAATCTTCTCCCGGAGGCG GCCAGACCAGCTCCAAAGACCCCTGACCACGAGGAGGATGAAccattggaggaggaggaagagaaggacctCTCCATCCCAGGTCCATCTTATGTGAAGCTGATGGCGCTCACCCCCGTGTCTGCTCTCCCAG CCTTCGAGCTCTTCCTCACCTCTCTGGTGAAGCAGGAGATGAGCCAGATGCCCCGGGGGGTGTACTTCTCTGCCCTGAGGGCGGGCAACCTGCGTACCGACCAGGGCAAGACCATGGCCGGGATCCCTTCCTTCATGCTGAAGACCTACGAGAAGAACAAGCAGCCCGGGCTGAAGCCTGGACTCGCTG ctggacTGCTGCTCTGCTACGAGCTGCCCATGCAGACGGACCGTGAGGGCAGACGCATCGAGCGCTTCCTGGTCAGCCGCAGCCGCAGCTTCCAGCAGACGTTGGTCGCCCTCGTCCACGAA GTGAACATTCAGCCGTCCGAGTGGCACCGCGCCCTCCTGCTGCCTCAGGCCTGGAGGGGCTTCATGAGCCGAGCTTTCCACGCCGTCCTACAG ggtcgccgGGCGGATCTGGAGATGCAGCAGAAACAAGGCAAAGAGGAGCCACAGGAGCTGCAGTACAAGCAGCACTGTGCCTGGCtgtg GGCCAGAGATCAGCTGGCAGACGTCATCAAAACTGCTACCAA GGACAGTCCGGTCGTCCAGGGGAACTCCATCCTGGCCCTCAGTGGCCTGGCGGCGGCCCTGGCTAAGTATGAGAGCAACCTGCCAGCTGATGCAGACGGCGGCCTCGGG GCTGGACCAGAGTTTGTGCCCACAGCCAGCTGGTTGGCCATGGTGGTGAACACCCTGctcagcatcagcagcagcagctacaAACCCAGAGGACAAGTCTTCCCCTGGTTCCTTCAC CGGTCCTACTCCGGGGAGAACACAGCCAGTGCCATCGCTCGCTCCTGTGCAAGCCTGGCGCTGTCGCTGCTGGTCCCGGTGCTGGTGGTGTGGCAGAGGGACGGTCTGGGCCAGGTCCTGGCGGCGCTGCAGGCCGGCCTGCCGGGCTTCCCCACCGCCGACGACTCCCAGGCGGTCCAGTTCCACTCGGGCCTGGCACTGGGCATGGTGCTGTCCAGTCTGCACCACCAACGCCTGGG GGAGGCCTCGGGTCAGAAGGAGGATCTCCTCCGCAGCTCTCTGGAGGCTCTGGAGAGCTGCTCCTTCAACCCAAACCTGGAGTACAA TACCGGCTGTGTgttgggtctgggtctggtgcTGGCGGCGCTCTGCAGCAGTGGGATGACGGACCAACACGTCCACGTCACCCTGACTCTGGACCGGCTGCTGTCCAACCTGCAGGACAGCGGTGGGCAGGGCCGCATGCTGCAGGAG GTCTTGGCGTACTCCGTGGCGTGTGTGGCCGTCTCGGCCTTCAACGGAGGACTCATAGACGCTGACAAGGCGGAGGAGGTCATGACCACTCTGCGCACCCTGACGGAGGAGAGCCAGCAG ACGCCAGGCTTCTCCCTGGCTCTCGGGTTGGTGATCCACGGCCTGTCGATGTCCGGCCACGGCAAAGCAGAGGACATCCACCCTCGTCTGCTGGCTGCTTGGGTCAAGATCTTACTGGCCGAG GGTTGTCCCACGATGCAGCGACTGGCTGCCGTCAACGGCCTGGTGGCTCTGGTCGGCTCCGAGACGTCCCTCGTTCAG CAAACGAGTGAGTCGGAGCTTTCCGCCCAGCAGCAGAGCCGTCTGAATGAGGTCATCCGGGCCATCACACAG ATCGTAACCTTCTCAGCAGCCATCGGTCTCCAGTCCAACAGTGCCTGTTTGGTGGGTCATCTGCATCTGGCCCACATGTCCACCAGTCACAGCCACACAGCAG TCCCCCAGGACTTCAGCTACCTCTCAGAGAAAAGCCTCATCAGATCCATCGTTGACGTCCTCTCAGAGGCGGGAAAAAAAG AGTTTGCTCATCCGGCTCTGGTTAAATCTGCTCTGACTCCTCTGGCGTCGGTCGGCGCCAGCTTCCAGTACCCGCCCGTCAACTGGAGCGCCATCCTGTCTCCTCTGATGAGGCTCAGCTTCG GAGAGGATGTCCAGCATCAGTGTGTGCTGCTGGCAGTGAGTCAGGCTCAGTCCTCCCAgagctcctccctcttcctgggCTCCTGGCTGTCGCCGCCTCTAGTGCACAGTCTCAGT TACCAGACCCGGGCCCACCTGCTGGACAGCCTGGGCTCGTGGATGAAGCACGTAGCTGAGGACAAGCTGCAGGTCCACATGGAGACTCTGGGCCTGCAGCAGTTCCAGGAGGACCTGCGGCCCCAGCGTCTGGCCCTGTGCCGGTCCCTGCTACAGGGCCTGGCTCGGGCCATGGGGCTCCCAAACCCccccaacagctgctggaccaTCCTGAGCTCCACCACGGAGAAGATCTTCAGCCTGCTGCCCAACCAGATCCAG GATGATGAGGTGGATTTGTACGTGGGAATCTCTAAATGTCTGTCTGAGATGTCCGATGCCGAGATCGAGAGAATCACACGAGTCACAGAG gctCAGATGGAGAAGACCTGCTTCGTCCTGGCTCACTTGACCTCCCAGGGCCGCGTTCCCCTCCTGGGGCTCAATGACGTCATCGCCGGCGTGCTCCGCGGTTGGCCGAGCCGCCGCGTCGgctggctcctcctccagaccttctACCAGTGCCGCCTGGCCGCCAGCCCCAGCACAG GCGTTTCCAAACGGATGGAGTGGCTGCTGGAGCTGATGGGACACATCCGGAATGTGGCCTACGGTGCAACCGCCGTCACATGTGGAGACACCAAACTG GCCACAGACTTCCTGTTCCAGGTCTTTGCTGCTGCCGTGGTCTCCTGGGGCGACCACGCCATGCCTCTCCTCCTCGGCATCAGGGCCACGTGGTTCCCGTGGCaacccgcctccaagccccacGCTCTGCAACACGCTTTGTATGGCGAGGAGTCGCTCGCGGACCTCGCCCTGCCGCAGTGCCTGCTGGGTATGCCCCGCAGCCTGGCGCTGCTGCTGGACAAGGAGCCCTGGAGCAGCCAGACGACCAAG TTCATCGACTGGCTGTTCAGCATCACAGAAGCTCCCGAACAGAGTCTGTCAGCCACGACCGTCGGCACCGCCAAAG ccGGACTGTTGGCTCTGAAGTCCTCTGCCGAGTTCAAGAAGAAAGCTGTGTGGACTAGAGCGTACGGATGGTAG
- the focad gene encoding focadhesin isoform X1, producing MTESLKLRFDFPSPIIQAQAVRHLVAAVLKEIAVNGQITQSSTQGPALEALWQQCCIDGALVRSACCDALVLLVDQGHADLHHVLNSVLNLLPSARNVQGLMKVIGRLLQMQADRRDGDAPFTCPYSIRSSPHPFITALENRADCWAALLLEIDDFIGQAADRSGPAYVAMLAPFLRYLYCEPHRQPQHALLRLRLLRVLVPVRPGEAGSALQDQEHTCCPVSDGLLRCLCELVPHMQVDSVEAVMELCGFADALLPGLVPPPERRWRAESGVLLLQLLVACQRCLQLDGDCRPLLGVLRRLLPAGRQALPLDELLMGVAMLMLEGPAAQQSSLLSLALSLIPEGAEPAPWLSPVLVLPVLQLLSCSELTEPLADRRTHRLNQDLARRLLLRVSREAEQPTQAGPSLALPLSSWYSELSVALSTLRKAASDPAAAADWLLSVSAALSSSHSRLGPLALVVAHLVITGREDVCQLALKAGQALAAADPGQVPSLIPVLLFKLGKEKNPVLAHAVLNCLPNLGTHKLCVPMVLQTLHMLASDPKLRAVAMRLMTDLWRKQDRIYPELQRLLGQQDSRVVVGRDAQWEHILARAACLRDICRERPYQHGSDMLALITLTLNQCTKPDMATPAALALQGLRELCQAEVVDIVSTWRSLGPELSCDSRPLVVKVIAELLALVPQLTVKSDEYEKLKEEVVSLLWNYAVSKDPEVASCGYRALANFPEAVHTINLLPEAARPAPKTPDHEEDEPLEEEEEKDLSIPGPSYVKLMALTPVSALPAFELFLTSLVKQEMSQMPRGVYFSALRAGNLRTDQGKTMAGIPSFMLKTYEKNKQPGLKPGLAAGLLLCYELPMQTDREGRRIERFLVSRSRSFQQTLVALVHEVNIQPSEWHRALLLPQAWRGFMSRAFHAVLQGRRADLEMQQKQGKEEPQELQYKQHCAWLWARDQLADVIKTATKDSPVVQGNSILALSGLAAALAKYESNLPADADGGLGAGPEFVPTASWLAMVVNTLLSISSSSYKPRGQVFPWFLHRSYSGENTASAIARSCASLALSLLVPVLVVWQRDGLGQVLAALQAGLPGFPTADDSQAVQFHSGLALGMVLSSLHHQRLGEASGQKEDLLRSSLEALESCSFNPNLEYNTGCVLGLGLVLAALCSSGMTDQHVHVTLTLDRLLSNLQDSGGQGRMLQEVLAYSVACVAVSAFNGGLIDADKAEEVMTTLRTLTEESQQTPGFSLALGLVIHGLSMSGHGKAEDIHPRLLAAWVKILLAEGCPTMQRLAAVNGLVALVGSETSLVQQTSESELSAQQQSRLNEVIRAITQIVTFSAAIGLQSNSACLVGHLHLAHMSTSHSHTAVPQDFSYLSEKSLIRSIVDVLSEAGKKGPEFAHPALVKSALTPLASVGASFQYPPVNWSAILSPLMRLSFGEDVQHQCVLLAVSQAQSSQSSSLFLGSWLSPPLVHSLSYQTRAHLLDSLGSWMKHVAEDKLQVHMETLGLQQFQEDLRPQRLALCRSLLQGLARAMGLPNPPNSCWTILSSTTEKIFSLLPNQIQDDEVDLYVGISKCLSEMSDAEIERITRVTEAQMEKTCFVLAHLTSQGRVPLLGLNDVIAGVLRGWPSRRVGWLLLQTFYQCRLAASPSTGVSKRMEWLLELMGHIRNVAYGATAVTCGDTKLATDFLFQVFAAAVVSWGDHAMPLLLGIRATWFPWQPASKPHALQHALYGEESLADLALPQCLLGMPRSLALLLDKEPWSSQTTKFIDWLFSITEAPEQSLSATTVGTAKAGLLALKSSAEFKKKAVWTRAYGW from the exons GCTGGAGGCCCTGTGGCAGCAGTGCTGCATCGACGGAGCTCTGGTGCGCTCGGCCTGCTGCGACGCCCTCGTGCTGCTGGTGGACCAGGGCCACGCTGACCTGCACCACGTGCTCAACAGCGTCCTCAACCTCCTGCCCTCGGCCAG AAATGTCCAGGGGTTGATGAAGGTCATCGGGCGGCTGCTCCAGATGCAGGCCGACCGCAGAGACGGAGACGcgcccttcacctgcccttacTCCATCAG GAGCAGCCCTCACCCATTCATCACCGCGCTGGAGAACCGCGCGGACTGCTGGGCCGCGCTGCTGCTGGAGATTGATGACTTCATCGGCCAGGCGGCTGACAG GAGTGGACCGGCCTATGTCGCCATGCTGGCCCCCTTCCTGCGGTACCTGTACTGTGAGCCTCACAGACAGCCGCAGCACGCCCtgctccgcctccgcctcctcaGGGTGCTGGTGCCCGTACGCCCGGGGGAAGCTGGGTCCGCCCTCCAGGACCAGGAACACACCTGCTGCCCGGTCTCTGACGGCCTGCTGCGCTGCCTCTGTGAGCTGGTGCCACACATGCAG gTGGACAGCGTGGAGGCCGTGATGGAGCTGTGTGGCTTCGCCGACGCTCTGCTCCCGGGTCTCGTCCCGCCCCCGGAGCGGCGCTGGCGGGCCGAGAGcggcgtgctgctgctgcagctgctggtcgCCTGCCAGCGCTGCCTGCAGCTGGACGGAGACTGCCGCCCTCTTCTCGGCGTGCTGCGCCGGCTGCTGCCCGCCGGCCGACAG GCCCTGCCATTGGACGAGCTGCTGATGGGCGTGGCCATGCTCATGCTAGAGGGGCCTGCAGCTCAGCAGAGCAGCCTGCTCAGTCTGG CCCTGAGTCTGATccctgagggggcggagccagcgcCGTGGCTGAGTCCAGTCCTGGTTCTTCcggtgctgcagctgctgtccTGCTCCGAGCTGACGGAGCCGCTGGCCGACCGGCGGACGCACCGCCTCAACCAGGACCTGGCCCGCCGGCTGCTGCTGCGCGTCAGCAGGGAGGCGGAGCaacccacacag gcCGGTCCCTCGTTGGCTCTCCCTCTCAGCTCCTGGTACAGCGAGCTCAGCGTGGCTCTGTCCACGCTGCGTAAGGCGGCGAGCGACCCGGCGGCCGCGGCCGACTGGCTGCTGTCGGTCAGCGCGGCGCTGTCGTCCAGCCACAGCCGGCTCGGCCCCCTGGCCCTGGTCGTGGCCCACCTCGTCATCACGGGGCGGGAGGACGTCTGCCAGCTGGCCCTGAAGGCCGGCCAGGCCCTGGCCGCCGCCGACCCCGGCCAG GTGCCCTCCCTCATCCCTGTTCTGTTGTTCAAACTGGGGAAGGAGAAGAATCCGGTCCTGGCTCACGCGGTGCTGAACTGCCTGCCCAACCTCGGGACTCACAAG CTCTGTGTCCCCATGGTGCTGCAGACCCTCCACATGCTCGCCAGCGACCCCAAGCTGCGAGCGGTGGCAATGCGCCTCATGACAGATCTTTGGAGGAAACAG GATCGGATCTACCCGGAGCTGCAGCGCCTGCTGGGCCAGCAGGACAgcagggtggtggtggggagggACGCCCAGTGGGAGCACATCCTGGCCAGagccgcctgcctcagggacatCTGCAGAGAGAG GCCCTACCAGCATGGCAGTGACATGTTGGCCCTCATCACACTCACTCTGAACCAGTGCACCAAACCAGACATGGCAACCCCTGCTGCTCTTGCCCTGCAAGGACTACGGGAGCTGTGCCaggcagag GTAGTGGACATCGTCTCAACATGGAGGAGTCTGGGACCCGAGCTGAGCTGTGACtcgcgccccctagtggtcaaagTCATAGCGGAGCTTCTGGCGCTGGTTCCCCAGCTCACGGTCAAGTCAGATGAATACGAG AaactgaaggaggaggtggtcaGCCTCCTCTGGAATTATGCTGtcagcaag GATCCAGAGGTGGCCAGCTGTGGCTACAGGGCTTTAGCAAATTTCCCTGAAGCCGTCCACACCATAAATCTTCTCCCGGAGGCG GCCAGACCAGCTCCAAAGACCCCTGACCACGAGGAGGATGAAccattggaggaggaggaagagaaggacctCTCCATCCCAGGTCCATCTTATGTGAAGCTGATGGCGCTCACCCCCGTGTCTGCTCTCCCAG CCTTCGAGCTCTTCCTCACCTCTCTGGTGAAGCAGGAGATGAGCCAGATGCCCCGGGGGGTGTACTTCTCTGCCCTGAGGGCGGGCAACCTGCGTACCGACCAGGGCAAGACCATGGCCGGGATCCCTTCCTTCATGCTGAAGACCTACGAGAAGAACAAGCAGCCCGGGCTGAAGCCTGGACTCGCTG ctggacTGCTGCTCTGCTACGAGCTGCCCATGCAGACGGACCGTGAGGGCAGACGCATCGAGCGCTTCCTGGTCAGCCGCAGCCGCAGCTTCCAGCAGACGTTGGTCGCCCTCGTCCACGAA GTGAACATTCAGCCGTCCGAGTGGCACCGCGCCCTCCTGCTGCCTCAGGCCTGGAGGGGCTTCATGAGCCGAGCTTTCCACGCCGTCCTACAG ggtcgccgGGCGGATCTGGAGATGCAGCAGAAACAAGGCAAAGAGGAGCCACAGGAGCTGCAGTACAAGCAGCACTGTGCCTGGCtgtg GGCCAGAGATCAGCTGGCAGACGTCATCAAAACTGCTACCAA GGACAGTCCGGTCGTCCAGGGGAACTCCATCCTGGCCCTCAGTGGCCTGGCGGCGGCCCTGGCTAAGTATGAGAGCAACCTGCCAGCTGATGCAGACGGCGGCCTCGGG GCTGGACCAGAGTTTGTGCCCACAGCCAGCTGGTTGGCCATGGTGGTGAACACCCTGctcagcatcagcagcagcagctacaAACCCAGAGGACAAGTCTTCCCCTGGTTCCTTCAC CGGTCCTACTCCGGGGAGAACACAGCCAGTGCCATCGCTCGCTCCTGTGCAAGCCTGGCGCTGTCGCTGCTGGTCCCGGTGCTGGTGGTGTGGCAGAGGGACGGTCTGGGCCAGGTCCTGGCGGCGCTGCAGGCCGGCCTGCCGGGCTTCCCCACCGCCGACGACTCCCAGGCGGTCCAGTTCCACTCGGGCCTGGCACTGGGCATGGTGCTGTCCAGTCTGCACCACCAACGCCTGGG GGAGGCCTCGGGTCAGAAGGAGGATCTCCTCCGCAGCTCTCTGGAGGCTCTGGAGAGCTGCTCCTTCAACCCAAACCTGGAGTACAA TACCGGCTGTGTgttgggtctgggtctggtgcTGGCGGCGCTCTGCAGCAGTGGGATGACGGACCAACACGTCCACGTCACCCTGACTCTGGACCGGCTGCTGTCCAACCTGCAGGACAGCGGTGGGCAGGGCCGCATGCTGCAGGAG GTCTTGGCGTACTCCGTGGCGTGTGTGGCCGTCTCGGCCTTCAACGGAGGACTCATAGACGCTGACAAGGCGGAGGAGGTCATGACCACTCTGCGCACCCTGACGGAGGAGAGCCAGCAG ACGCCAGGCTTCTCCCTGGCTCTCGGGTTGGTGATCCACGGCCTGTCGATGTCCGGCCACGGCAAAGCAGAGGACATCCACCCTCGTCTGCTGGCTGCTTGGGTCAAGATCTTACTGGCCGAG GGTTGTCCCACGATGCAGCGACTGGCTGCCGTCAACGGCCTGGTGGCTCTGGTCGGCTCCGAGACGTCCCTCGTTCAG CAAACGAGTGAGTCGGAGCTTTCCGCCCAGCAGCAGAGCCGTCTGAATGAGGTCATCCGGGCCATCACACAG ATCGTAACCTTCTCAGCAGCCATCGGTCTCCAGTCCAACAGTGCCTGTTTGGTGGGTCATCTGCATCTGGCCCACATGTCCACCAGTCACAGCCACACAGCAG TCCCCCAGGACTTCAGCTACCTCTCAGAGAAAAGCCTCATCAGATCCATCGTTGACGTCCTCTCAGAGGCGGGAAAAAAAG GCCCAGAGTTTGCTCATCCGGCTCTGGTTAAATCTGCTCTGACTCCTCTGGCGTCGGTCGGCGCCAGCTTCCAGTACCCGCCCGTCAACTGGAGCGCCATCCTGTCTCCTCTGATGAGGCTCAGCTTCG GAGAGGATGTCCAGCATCAGTGTGTGCTGCTGGCAGTGAGTCAGGCTCAGTCCTCCCAgagctcctccctcttcctgggCTCCTGGCTGTCGCCGCCTCTAGTGCACAGTCTCAGT TACCAGACCCGGGCCCACCTGCTGGACAGCCTGGGCTCGTGGATGAAGCACGTAGCTGAGGACAAGCTGCAGGTCCACATGGAGACTCTGGGCCTGCAGCAGTTCCAGGAGGACCTGCGGCCCCAGCGTCTGGCCCTGTGCCGGTCCCTGCTACAGGGCCTGGCTCGGGCCATGGGGCTCCCAAACCCccccaacagctgctggaccaTCCTGAGCTCCACCACGGAGAAGATCTTCAGCCTGCTGCCCAACCAGATCCAG GATGATGAGGTGGATTTGTACGTGGGAATCTCTAAATGTCTGTCTGAGATGTCCGATGCCGAGATCGAGAGAATCACACGAGTCACAGAG gctCAGATGGAGAAGACCTGCTTCGTCCTGGCTCACTTGACCTCCCAGGGCCGCGTTCCCCTCCTGGGGCTCAATGACGTCATCGCCGGCGTGCTCCGCGGTTGGCCGAGCCGCCGCGTCGgctggctcctcctccagaccttctACCAGTGCCGCCTGGCCGCCAGCCCCAGCACAG GCGTTTCCAAACGGATGGAGTGGCTGCTGGAGCTGATGGGACACATCCGGAATGTGGCCTACGGTGCAACCGCCGTCACATGTGGAGACACCAAACTG GCCACAGACTTCCTGTTCCAGGTCTTTGCTGCTGCCGTGGTCTCCTGGGGCGACCACGCCATGCCTCTCCTCCTCGGCATCAGGGCCACGTGGTTCCCGTGGCaacccgcctccaagccccacGCTCTGCAACACGCTTTGTATGGCGAGGAGTCGCTCGCGGACCTCGCCCTGCCGCAGTGCCTGCTGGGTATGCCCCGCAGCCTGGCGCTGCTGCTGGACAAGGAGCCCTGGAGCAGCCAGACGACCAAG TTCATCGACTGGCTGTTCAGCATCACAGAAGCTCCCGAACAGAGTCTGTCAGCCACGACCGTCGGCACCGCCAAAG ccGGACTGTTGGCTCTGAAGTCCTCTGCCGAGTTCAAGAAGAAAGCTGTGTGGACTAGAGCGTACGGATGGTAG